A segment of the Lycium ferocissimum isolate CSIRO_LF1 chromosome 5, AGI_CSIRO_Lferr_CH_V1, whole genome shotgun sequence genome:
AAGCATCATCAACCATTATGCAATTGTTAGTGGAAGAAGACAGAAGTGTCTAAAAATGGAAGGtacacatcacacacatcactTCAGAAttgaatcttccttttttttttttttaacaagaacaagtcaaaataaaagaaaatgtaatGGCGTTTGGAGGCGAATTTGTGAACGAAAGAGTCTAAGTGGGTAGCCTCTGAAAACCAAAAATTGTCTCAAAAAAGAGGAACAACAATCACTTTAAGAAGCAGAAGCCCACTTAGAACTGTGACAAATCCGTACAATGATGCCATTCCTCATTTGTTGTTTAAGGCTTTAGATTTGCAGGGCACCCCACAGGAAACCTGTAAGTATTTCAGAGCTATATTCAGAAGCTCTCCCCTATTTGAAACCCAAAGCCCTCAGGATGGCATCTTCTTCTAGAATAAAGCATACTAGATCCAAACAAGTGACATAAAATCTACGGGTCAACAAGTATGTTTGATGGGACAACTTCTATTCCTGGAAACTatgtacgtaaatttgatatcaTTAAGCAACAAAGTGAGATCATCAGGCATAGGGGACCCCAAAACAACGTTACACTCCTCCCTTCCTTCcttcaagagagagagagagagagagagagaggagcaaAGGCCATCTTTGAATCATTAGACAACAGAATaatgtcattagctttaagacACGTTTAGGAAAATCTTCTATTAGAAGGGAGGCATCAGAAGCTCCAAAAGGTCTAATGTTCTTAACTGCTCAATTTTGTCCACCAAAAAAATAACACTCTGAACTTATAGAAAATTTATAGCCAAGTTAGCACCTGTTTTACTGGTTAATGCACCCTGCACATACACCGAATGCAATATCCAGGATACCTAAATTTATATCAATTTTCAGTGAAATTatgtctttttttcttaaatagaAGCTAAAATTCAATCTATGTAAAACAGTCAATACCATCTTGGCAAAAAGACCCTCATTCGTACATAAATGGTTTATACTGCACTGGCCTGGATGAAGACATGAACTAGACAACTTCATATTTGAAGGGTTTAACTAACAGTTAAGTAGATTTAAGGAAATAATACATTATCAAAAACCAAACAACACACTACCTTGCATCGCACTGACACATCCTGAGCTGCAAGCATAGCAGCATATGGAGAAGATTCATCTCTGTCAGCCTTCACCTTCATTCCACCTGCAACcacagtgtataaaaattgagaTGAAAGCCGTCTCCGTACTATCAACAGCAATTACAAGTTAACTCCATACATGATGGTGTTCGCTATAAGACACCTCAATATCCATTTTCCTCTACTCAAAACCATTTCATTCCACAAacaccaatatttttttttttgaaactggtaataTTCACCAATACCAAAAATTTGTTGTCTCGAACAAATTAAGGCCCCCCCCTGACATTAGAAGTTTCTCTACATTTTTCTATCACTAATCTAGGTACATCCATATAACCTGCGTTTCTTTTAATACGTCATCCTATTATCTTGCGGCAATTACTGATGCGTTTTCATCCCTCCTTGGGAGAaaggtctatcggaaacagcctccctacctctCCACAGACcccacctggtgggattatactgggtatgttgtgtTGCATCGAAATTAACTAGTTTAAATGATAAAGCTACCAATCCATCAGCAACTACTACCAAAAAAAATGTCACACTAAGAACATACCAGTAATGCGAACCATAGTTTCTCTTCCAGACAAATCAGTCACGTGCTGCATTTAACACATAAACTATGATTCAACAAAACatacaaataaataaaccaaTTCTACAGTTTGAAAAAACATTTAACTCACAATGAAAGTATCATTGAAGGATGCAAAAATGTGCGCAACACCGAAGACCAATTCACCTTCCCTTGTAGCTGGTCCAAGTGTAACTGTCTCTTCCTTAGGCTCCCTAGTCTTTCTCCTAGACTacaaaacaaacacacacaATACCATCAATAATAAGTTGTTGATTTACAAATCAAGCTAACAATAATAGACATTTCTAGTAAATACGTACCATGGTGGCGGCTGACTTTGGCAGTGACAAATGCAAAAAAACCTAGTTTGTGGTGTAAAGTGGAAAAATGGCTAATATATTAGGGTTTGGAGATGAGGTTTTTTGTGATATATTGGCCTCTCTTTTTTGTACTTTGATCGTGAGTGGCCCCTATAGTTCGGATTAAGTGTACTCCTACCCCTCTCACTAATTGgtatggtttggtttggtttagtttAGTTAGGTTATTACTAAAAAGAAATCAAACTCATTATTTGatttggtaaatatatatacaaattaaaccaaatcaaatagagactgtatttttattttttttgtatgaaataCTTATTCAATTCGTTCATTCTActtaagaaaaagataaaacttCTTATATATTGGGGGGTCGACAAATTAATgaagctattaatttattaaaatatttatacgtCAAAAATACCATCATAAGACATGACAATTATATACACGTTTAACTTTACATCTACATGCTTTTAAACTTATCCATCCTTGATGActagaataataaataaatttctcctaaacattttttttatgtagaAGAACACAAAACTCAAGCAAGCATATTCATGAATATGTCTATACATCTTTTTATggctaaaatatatatattttttttaaataaaaatcttgATAAAATACAAATTTGTGGCCACTTAAACATGTTAGTTTTTCTACTTCGATTTAATTTAGtttttgatttggtttgatttcCATTTTTCTAGAACACTACTATATGTCACTCAGCTTAACACTTTCTTGAATAGAGTTATTTTCACATTTTATGATGTAGAATTGAGCTTGACATGCTATCTTTATGCACATGCAAATATATATGGCCAAATAAGTAACATAGAATGCAGAAGgtattattttctctaaaatattttttgagtAATAACTAATTTATACTCTACATTATTATTCAGCCAGAATAACATATCAATATAAGCGGCTGATTAAATGGATGTGAAAAATCCAATGAATGAACGAGTCTAGAGTTATGATGAGTCTAAACAAGTATCGCCTTTGTTTTGCATATGCCTAGTGTCGTTGGGCATGGGCCTTGCCCTTGGCATGTCACTATGTGTCGGTCCTGCATGTCACAACCCAAAAACCCTCTAATTATGACATGTCACCACAAGaatgatgaatattttgaaccaACTTTTCTCGGATAATCAAATAAACATGCTATGATTTATCactcaaatatttatttctCAGGGACaaggcataactttgataattccttcacaaaagtTATAGGTCGTGGCATACTTTAATGAGAAACTTTTATCGTTTAAGTGTCGCGCCTTGCCCTTGGCATAATCCTGAACacggaacctatgggtgttcgcccagataaataaatttaagcatttaaaatatagattttttttaaaattttatcatGAAATTAGAAGGGCAAATTAAACATTAAATGAAAGTGCACGTTGTGTCTTAATGGGCCTTTCCCTCGGCATGTCACTATGTCTGGGCTCTTGCATGTCACAAACTCAAAAAACCTCTAATTATAACATGTCACTATGCGTCGATAGACTCGCGCTTTGGTCTTCAAGGATATCATGAAGAAAATTGGATACGTTTTTACAATATAATAACTTAGAACATGAAAAACTatagtataataaaatattatcattagaaataagattttcaaaaataaaatgaaattcaaaaaattgaCAGCTGTGGGATTTGAACCCACGCCCTTTCGGACCAGAGCCTAAATCTGGCGCCTTAGACCACTCGGCCAAACTGTCTCACATGAGGGTGTCTGCGTATTTTATGTACTAATTACTTGATATGAAAAATTGTCCGAACAAAGTAACACTGAGTAAATTGGATATACTTTCTTTTCTCTATAAAGGTTCCAAATCCAAGTGGTTGTATTAGGAGTTGTAACTATTGTTCTTAAGAAATGATATGACCCTTTCCTCGAAAGAAGTTTTTCCAGGATTACTATACCAAAAATTTACCTTCTAGCTCCAACAGAAATACTTGGTGATATGAAAAATTACTTAGGAATTCACATATTATCAACAGGCGATGCTTCGTTACAATTTTAAATCAGTTTATATATTTGCCCTTACTAACTCTAAATACTCTACTAAGATCTTAGCCCTTCACACTTTCGGCCGGACATATTGTTTACAGTTCCGACCATTTATGTACTAATCAGTATTCTTAAAATCCAACAATTACTCATAAAAAGATGACATGAGTTTGAGTTAAACGGAGAAGTGAGAATTCATATAGCTGACCCCAACTTGTTTGGATTGAGGAGTACTTGTTGTTGTACTCATAAAAAAGATGAGAAGTTATCATCTTCAGCACCAAAGGCCTGACATTAACAACGATATTGCATATATCACTGTGATTTATAACAAAGGAAAAAGATAACAATCTTTTTTCACATATAATCAAAGGTATTCTGCATGTAAGTTACAAAATGAGAATTATGTCAAGGGGTTGTATGTCTTAATCAAATGGATCTATACGAAGGTCATGTTCACTTGCCATCACCATCCCAGTGCACAGACATGTAGGGCACATTACCTAGACAAACAAATCATAATATGAAACAAAATCCATTAGCATATATATAGGATAAGGCGAAGTAGTCGAAATACACGATGACAGAAGCATGAAAAACAAGTACTATTTGTGACGGAATATTTattacactacaagaaaaacaagTACTATTTGTGACGGAATATTTATGACCGACAGGTCCATCTATCAGTTGCATCTTCTTTAGTGAATGAAAGAGGATCTTGAGGGACTCGTTTCATAGGTAGCAAATATATGGGAAGAAGGGGTTCAACTAAAGAATGTTTGTTGAGGTTTTTATTCCAACTAGCGAGGACAGGTCACCTTTTGGTCCTGtattatgatggaattcatTAATGTGGACAAATATGACGGTTTCATTCTTAGGTCACAAAATTTGCGATGCTCGAATATTTGACGGACTGTGACAGATTCTTCAgacataatttattttttgttgtgtAGAGTAAGCTGGATGATATGAAGAATAAGTTTGTGATGTAACAGAAACTTACTACTTTTAGACTGAAATAAGAAGACTGCTAGGTGCATGAAGTTAGGAGATCATAATGTTTCATACCTTTCCTGTCCCGGAGCAATTTGCACATCTTTTAAGAGATGGTACACGCAACGATTGATAAGAACCATTCACTGAAATCGGTTCAGTATAAAGGCATTTACCGCTTGCTGAACAGCGTGCACATGCCAAGTACCCTACACCCAATGACCATGAAATGAGAATATGGTTACTTTTAATGATTAATCTAGTAACATGAACTAAATAATCAAAAAGGGTTACTATTATTCAAGAGTTTAAGATTTAGATATTGTGCGATGATATGTAATAAGTTTCGCATGGCCATACCACTTCCATGGCAATATTTGCACATTTTCTTCTCTTGTTGGACCACGTTGTTAGCTTCTATTAGCATGAGGGCTGAGATGACTCCCACTGCCCCACCTGAAAAGGATGCTACTATGGGGTCGACCTGGctgaaaagaagagaaaaggaagtcCGACGatgtaatttcttttgttatcaTTTCCTCATTTCCTTGGGAAATAAAGATCAAGACAATTCATAGATGTTTGTAAGGAACAGTTCTACAACCTTCTCTTTACCTGAAAATGAAGTTGGTTTCAGTCTACATACCTCAATTGCATAGGCAAATGCAAGTTCTGTATGAAATCTTCATATGAGGTGCCTCCTATGCCTAATTTCAGCTCAAGCTGCCATGCCAAAGAGGTTCAGTAGTCTGAAGGCTTTGTAACTTAGGAATAATCAAATgaaataacatcaaattcgtGATATCCGTAACTCAGCACCAAAATAAGGAGAAGAATAATTGAGTCCATGAGCTTACTATTGGTGCGAGTAATCCACCAAAGACCATAATCCCAGCTATAAACGAAAAGCTTGTCAGGTAAAGCTGCTTCAGTGTCTTTGGAGTCTAATTGAAAACAAAGAATACACGAAGTTACTGCTAAAGGAGTAGACTTAAAAGAAGTAAGTTGAAGGAACAGGTACATATCATTTCAGATGACAAATATAAACAACTATCAAAAGATATGCCAATTGATAAATAAAGCAACAACAGCAGCTTTTGTGGCTAAAAAGCAGATTATCTAGCAGATTAGATACAGGTAGTTCGTTCCTTATGAGTCAGTTAAGCAAACTTCCATATCTCGACAAAGTATTGCAGTGGTGATGAAGCTTTCCGAGACTTTACATCTATTTGTTCTCAACAGCAGGGTAGCTTGAAAACTATTTCTAATTCCAGAGTAAGAAAAGTAAGCTAATCAGATCAAACAGAAGGTCTTTATCAACAAGCATACTCCAATGAAACAATTTTATAACAGACATAACCTGTCATAACATCTAAGGATGACTTTCAGAGAACAGAAGAAGTTTCTTAATGACAAAAGATATATACCCTCCAAAAGGACCAAAATATACTAAAGACCTAGTGTAATTCAGTTGTAACTAGAGCAGTCAGCAAGTTACCATGTTAGGAAGAAACGGTATTGTTGAAGGGATATCTGGCATCTCATATTCATCTTCACGAGTCTCAACTCTTGTGTTCGAGTTCTTTAACCTTTGTTGTATTCTTAGCCTGCATACCTGAAAATTATTCCGAAAATTAAGAAGCTATTTGACAGTACAACCTTTAGGAAATTAATAAGTTATTCCTTCAACTATTATTCTAGTACGTTAGAACTTGAGAAAACTCACTTCTTCCATGAGGAGGAAGATTTTGTTGCGCCTGCTCCTTATGTTatcttggatttcttgaaacTGCATCTGTCCAAAATCTTGAACGGTCTCCGGTCCTTCAATGATGCAGAAATTACTAAAACAAACATGGACCAACATTAGTtatctcaaaagaatgcaagCTTATAGATTATGGACTAACAATCAACCACTCTTCAATGTTAAAGTTGTTGGCTTTATGAATCTTGTGTATCCATTCCACTCTATGTGGGTCCAAGTGAAGAAGCCAAGCCAGGATTTGAAGCTTAAGGGTTTTGAATTCTAATCTTTTTAAGTAactgggttctaaattaatagacccttgtggtccggcacTTCCCccgaccccgcgcatagcgggagcttagtgcacggGGCTGCCCTtttggttctaaattaataatttaagcATATTCAAAGGATTTTTAAGACAACTACAGGGTTTGAACCAAAGCTACTAGGTTCGACCGAACCCGTAGCTTACACTCTAGCTCCGCCACTGGGTCGAACGTCCAAATGAGTTCAGTATTCAGACGATTCATGTTAGTTAGAAACTACTTTTACACTGGCCTTCAACCTAAAATAGCCCTACTAATTAACCCGGACTTTAGATAGGCTATATTCTACAAAGTTCACACACAACATCAGTCCAAAACCATCATTTCATAATGATCTCTTTCACCTCACCATCCttaacaatcacaacttcaagtAAAGCAATGCCATTCAGAAAAGGTCAAAATCCTGGAAACCAAGTCTCCAATAAGAACCAAAAAGGATGTTAACCAGATGCTAAAGTACAAACTTATGAACATATATACAGTTCCGCTCTATTCAGGTCCAACATCCAAATGAGTCGAGTATTTCAAGAGTTCATCATAGTTAGAAACTGTTTTTTTATAGCCTTCAACCTATAACAGTTAACACTCCTCATTTACCCCGACTTGAGATGGCTATGCTTTACAGAATTCACATACATCCGAGTTATGAGTCAAAAAACATTATTCTAGAAAAACCATATGTAGCAAAATACTTCATGATGATCTTCTTTCTTTAACTTAACTATCAGAACTTCGAGCAAaccatgaaaaaataaaaatttctagAAGCCAGATACTAAAGTTGCAAACTTCATTTAACATGGATACAGTTCCCATATCAATATTTCAGCCATATACATAGTCATATTATACTGTCAAAAGAAATCTACCTTAAAATCCAACAGACGGATTGCCCAATTTCTAAAATTAAAGCCTCTCAAGCAAGGAGACCAAATAATTCACCTTTAGCAAACTCAACAAACTAAAAATTACCCAATATCTCACACCAAACATAATCATCAAGCAAAAATCAGCACCAAATACCAAATTATAACAAAGAGAGCAATTTGGAGAATCAACACGAAATTTGACAACCCAAAGAATTTCCCTTTGCCAAACTCAACAAACTAAAAATTACCCAATATCTCACAACCAAGAATAATCATTAAGGGAAAATcaacacaaatataccaaattaaaataaagggaaaattttAGAGAATCAACAAGAAATACTTCAGCCATATATATACAGTTCCCATATCAACATTTCAGCCATATAAATGGTAAAATTAAACTGTCAAATGAGGATTATTCTAACTTAAATCCAACAGACAATAGTTCCAATTTCTAAAGCTTGGGAGACCAAAGAATTCACCTTTACCAAACTCAACAACTAAATATTACCCTATATGTCACAACCAAGCATAATCATTAAGATCAAATCagcacccaaaaaaaaaaaaaaaagtaaaaaatttggagacttaaataagaaaattgacAACCCCACCTTGGATTATTATCTCCAGACAATTCAGGGCCATTATCTTTAGATGAAGAAGAACAAACAAGCTGAGTTCTTGATTTGCAATTGAAGAAAGAGAGATTCTTTGGAGTTGAACTCAAAGAGGAGTTTAAAAAAACAAGGGTCTTTAAGGAATCAATCATAGAAGTATGTATTAATGGATGAAAGCAAAAAAACATAGAACCCATCTTCACTCTTTtgagaaataattaaaatatagtGTCTGAAAACAAAAAGAACCACAAAGTTCAAATCTTGGCTTAGCCTTTGATATCatgaaaggtaaaaataatCTTGGAAACCAAATCTCCAATAAGAACCAAAAAGGATGCTAACCAATTACTAAAGTTGCAAACTTTATCAACATATATACAGTTCCCATATCAAAATTTCAGccatatacatgaaaatgttaaaattTCAAAGGAGGATTAATCTACCTTAAATTCAACAGataaaatttccaatttttaacGCTTGGGAGACCAAAGATTTCACCTTTACCAAACTCAACAAACTAAAAATTACCCATCATCTCACACCTAGCATACTCATTAAAGGTAAATCAGCaccaaaatacaaaattaaaaCAAAGGGAAAAAACTGGAGAATCAACAAGATTTCTTTATAACCCAAAGAATTTCCCTTTGCCAAATTCAACAAACTAAAAGTTACCCAATATATCTCACAACCAAGCATAATCATTAAGGGCAAATTAAACAGcaccaaaataccaaaaaaataaaaaaggaaaatatggagAATTAACAAGAAATTTGACAACCCCACCTTGGATTATTATCTCCAGAAGATTCAGGTCCATTATCCTTAGATAAAGAACAACAAACAAGTTGAGTTCTTGATTTGCAATTGAAGAAAGAGAGGTTCTTTGGAGTTGAACTCACAGAGGAGCTTAAAAAAACAAGGGTCTTTGAGGAATCAAGCTTAGAAGAAGTATATATTAATGGATGAAAGCAAAAAAACATAGAACCCATCTTTACCCTTTCTAGAAAAGTGAgtgagagcaaaaaaaaaacaaaagaagatggGGTTTTTTGAAGATTACACTGAGAATCAAAGTTTTGTGAAGTGGATGACCAAAGTCCAAAATGCTCACCTAAGCCAACTTGCTTTAGTTAGGCACTTAGGCAGTTACTTTCCCTTTTGGAACCAACCGTCAATATCTAAAGATTGGGGCACAGCTATGGATATGATCATTCATATGGATTTGagcttaaataaataaataaataagtaaagttAACTAGTCATTTCAATTTATTAAGGATTGAGGTTATTCACTAGTTAAATACCAAATCCCAACTTGCGGGAGTTGTCTAATAGCCCTTTTGCCCAACCTTTTAGAAAGTCTGAGTTGTTTAACTAAgcttttagagaaaaaaattgcttaatttttcaaaataaaaaaagctaAGTTTTTTTGAGTAGtattaaaatttgttttacAAAAGCTAAACTTGAgagctttttaatttttaaaagtttggtttaaaattttttgaccccaataatatatatcaaaaatatcACCTGGATTGGTTGAGTGACTTTATCGGTGAAATGGCAATAGTTGAGTGATttttgtgttataaaataaaagaaaagtgaCTTCATAAGATAATTATCATTAGTTTAGTGATTTTTCtattacaaaacaaaaaaagtgacTTTTCGTGATAATTACTATTAGTTGACAATATGAAAAATCAACTCGAGTAGTCCTCGTTCTCATAAATTTTTGCATGCCTTTC
Coding sequences within it:
- the LOC132057502 gene encoding small ribosomal subunit protein uS11y-like, with protein sequence MSRRKTREPKEETVTLGPATREGELVFGVAHIFASFNDTFIHVTDLSGRETMVRITGGMKVKADRDESSPYAAMLAAQDVSVRCKELGINALHIKLRATGGNKTKTPGPGAQSALRALARSGMKIGRIEDVTPIPTDSTRRKGGRRGRRL
- the LOC132057504 gene encoding protein ORANGE-LIKE, chloroplastic isoform X1, with translation MGSMFFCFHPLIYTSSKLDSSKTLVFLSSSVSSTPKNLSFFNCKSRTQLVCCSLSKDNGPESSGDNNPSNFCIIEGPETVQDFGQMQFQEIQDNIRSRRNKIFLLMEEVCRLRIQQRLKNSNTRVETREDEYEMPDIPSTIPFLPNMTPKTLKQLYLTSFSFIAGIMVFGGLLAPILELKLGIGGTSYEDFIQNLHLPMQLSQVDPIVASFSGGAVGVISALMLIEANNVVQQEKKMCKYCHGSGYLACARCSASGKCLYTEPISVNGSYQSLRVPSLKRCANCSGTGKVMCPTCLCTGMVMASEHDLRIDPFD
- the LOC132057504 gene encoding protein ORANGE-LIKE, chloroplastic isoform X2: MGSMFFCFHPLIHTSMIDSLKTLVFLNSSLSSTPKNLSFFNCKSRTQLVCSSSSKDNGPELSGDNNPSNFCIIEGPETVQDFGQMQFQEIQDNIRSRRNKIFLLMEEVCRLRIQQRLKNSNTRVETREDEYEMPDIPSTIPFLPNMTPKTLKQLYLTSFSFIAGIMVFGGLLAPILELKLGIGGTSYEDFIQNLHLPMQLSQVDPIVASFSGGAVGVISALMLIEANNVVQQEKKMCKYCHGSGYLACARCSASGKCLYTEPISVNGSYQSLRVPSLKRCANCSGTGKVMCPTCLCTGMVMASEHDLRIDPFD